A genome region from Altererythrobacter aquiaggeris includes the following:
- a CDS encoding TrbI F-type domain-containing protein, producing the protein MDRLNLPLSQLGPKLLAVALLVAALLWGAWITQQVTSSPEQRIVTVRLAETIGTFVEEAARADADPAVVQAASLAYLKAAESAVADMGHDGRVVLVAEAVLAGAAEDATSELEQRIADKLAGEKQP; encoded by the coding sequence ATGGATAGACTGAACCTCCCGCTTAGCCAGCTGGGCCCGAAACTCCTCGCCGTAGCCTTGCTCGTTGCCGCGCTCCTGTGGGGTGCGTGGATCACGCAGCAGGTCACCAGCTCCCCGGAGCAGCGGATCGTCACGGTCCGGCTCGCCGAGACCATCGGGACATTCGTCGAGGAAGCCGCGCGCGCCGATGCCGATCCGGCGGTCGTCCAGGCGGCGAGCCTTGCATACCTCAAAGCCGCCGAAAGCGCCGTCGCCGATATGGGCCATGACGGCCGCGTGGTGCTGGTTGCCGAGGCCGTGCTCGCGGGCGCTGCCGAAGACGCAACCTCCGAACTCGAGCAGCGCATTGCGGACAAGCTCGCCGGGGAGAAGCAGCCATGA
- a CDS encoding AlpA family transcriptional regulator: MTTGLETDAGAVPVEPTPDRLIRLPEVMARVGLRRTAIYQRMREGRFPKSRSLGPRCTVWVEAEIDDWIGSVVERTDEICQNTPRISR; this comes from the coding sequence ATGACGACTGGTCTCGAAACGGACGCGGGAGCCGTTCCTGTCGAGCCAACGCCAGACCGGCTCATTCGTCTTCCCGAGGTCATGGCGCGCGTGGGCCTGCGCCGAACGGCAATCTATCAGCGGATGCGCGAAGGCCGTTTTCCAAAGTCGCGTTCGCTCGGTCCCCGTTGCACGGTTTGGGTCGAAGCCGAGATCGATGACTGGATCGGTTCTGTTGTCGAACGCACCGACGAGATATGTCAGAACACGCCCCGAATTTCGAGATGA
- a CDS encoding MerR family transcriptional regulator, with translation MKIGALARKTGTTAETIRYYERTGLLEEPPRTAGNYRDYGPTELARLRFIRRARDLGFTMAEVRQLLSLSDDPSQSCEAVDSIASLHLREVDRKLGDLRKLRTELRHMVDDCQHGAVGECRIIEVLSG, from the coding sequence ATGAAGATTGGTGCCTTGGCGCGGAAGACCGGCACGACCGCCGAAACGATCCGCTACTACGAACGGACCGGATTGCTGGAGGAACCACCACGCACCGCCGGAAACTACCGGGACTATGGCCCGACCGAATTGGCCAGATTGCGGTTTATCCGCCGCGCACGCGACCTTGGCTTCACCATGGCGGAGGTGCGCCAATTGCTTTCTTTGTCGGATGATCCATCGCAATCGTGCGAAGCCGTGGACTCTATTGCCAGCCTCCACCTACGCGAAGTGGATCGGAAGCTTGGTGACTTGCGAAAACTGCGAACCGAACTGCGCCATATGGTCGACGACTGCCAGCACGGAGCGGTTGGCGAATGCCGGATAATCGAAGTGCTTTCCGGCTAG
- a CDS encoding TraB/VirB10 family protein, translating to MADPDTRDTPAAAPKDETRGEARRDLNRTVAQRQKLLLAGIGGVALIAGSMFIFGGEDEASADGVGATTIETGALVNRNLSQREFVATYGNRLDAQGKAIKDLQETQLPKASIEQELETLRGENARMLSDGQAAIDAISAENAALRSELETVRTNPPVAPVAAVDPRAPGFAPGPLEPPSEPKASLLSFSNDKPGTAKAKATESPSPLLLEASRDYLPPNSYAPATVIVGVDASTGVTSQSDPLPVVLRITGPARSVLQGKKLLTTDLTGCLVNGAARGDLSAEKVYVKLVRMTCAQPGGRFAVSEVKGFIAFAGKSGVRGNVVSREGSLVSQALLAGIVGGFGRGFSANANGIFAQPVGSDGKRDALSPTDILAGGLGQGAGEAADTVSKYLIERAEQYQPVVEMPTGIAVEIVFLDGVHVRSTPQ from the coding sequence ATGGCCGATCCCGACACACGCGATACGCCCGCGGCAGCGCCAAAGGACGAGACGCGCGGCGAAGCCCGGCGCGATCTCAACCGCACGGTCGCGCAGCGCCAGAAGCTGCTGCTTGCCGGGATCGGCGGCGTGGCGCTCATCGCCGGTTCGATGTTCATCTTCGGCGGCGAGGATGAAGCGAGCGCCGACGGCGTGGGCGCAACCACGATCGAGACCGGCGCGCTGGTCAATCGCAATCTCTCGCAGCGCGAATTCGTCGCCACTTACGGCAACCGCCTCGATGCGCAGGGCAAGGCGATCAAGGACCTTCAGGAGACCCAGCTTCCGAAGGCTTCGATCGAGCAGGAGCTCGAAACGCTGCGGGGCGAGAACGCGCGGATGCTGAGCGACGGGCAAGCTGCGATCGATGCGATCTCGGCGGAGAACGCTGCCTTGCGCTCGGAACTCGAAACAGTGCGCACCAATCCCCCAGTTGCGCCGGTGGCCGCAGTCGATCCGCGGGCTCCGGGCTTCGCTCCCGGACCGCTCGAGCCACCGAGCGAACCCAAGGCAAGCCTGCTGAGCTTCTCAAACGACAAGCCGGGCACCGCCAAGGCCAAGGCAACCGAAAGCCCGTCGCCGCTGCTGCTCGAGGCAAGCCGCGATTACCTGCCGCCCAACAGCTATGCACCTGCCACCGTAATCGTCGGGGTCGACGCCTCGACCGGGGTCACCAGCCAGAGCGATCCGCTGCCCGTGGTGCTGCGGATCACCGGTCCGGCGCGCTCGGTGCTGCAGGGCAAGAAGCTCCTCACCACCGATCTCACCGGCTGCCTCGTCAACGGCGCGGCGCGAGGCGATCTCTCGGCCGAGAAGGTTTACGTCAAGCTCGTGCGCATGACCTGTGCGCAGCCCGGCGGACGCTTCGCGGTGAGCGAAGTGAAGGGATTCATCGCCTTCGCCGGCAAGTCGGGCGTGCGCGGCAATGTCGTCAGCCGCGAAGGCAGCCTCGTCAGCCAGGCGCTGCTCGCCGGAATCGTCGGCGGCTTCGGGCGCGGCTTCTCGGCCAATGCCAACGGCATCTTTGCGCAGCCTGTCGGCAGCGACGGCAAGCGCGACGCGCTCTCGCCGACCGACATCCTCGCAGGCGGCCTCGGCCAGGGCGCGGGCGAAGCCGCCGACACCGTCAGCAAATACCTCATCGAACGCGCAGAACAGTACCAACCCGTCGTCGAGATGCCGACCGGCATCGCAGTCGAGATCGTCTTTCTTGACGGCGTCCATGTCAGGAGCACACCCCAATGA
- a CDS encoding S26 family signal peptidase: protein MSLTRSIRRPLLLSGLVLLPLAWAPLDAFSKDHAFLINASPSLPNWAFWLDKHAPIERGSLIFFEPPQSELVERHFGKGPQMFGKRVLGMPGDVVRHEGDAVFINGKQVASLLEVTRLGVPLTRGPEGAIPEGCYYAGTDHPRGLDSRYGAIGFICREQILGSGRAIL, encoded by the coding sequence ATGAGCCTGACCCGCTCGATCCGCCGTCCGCTGCTGCTCTCGGGGCTGGTCCTGCTACCGCTTGCCTGGGCGCCCCTCGATGCCTTCAGCAAGGACCACGCGTTCCTCATCAATGCGAGCCCGAGCCTGCCCAACTGGGCGTTCTGGCTCGACAAGCACGCGCCGATCGAACGCGGCAGCCTGATCTTCTTCGAGCCGCCGCAAAGCGAGCTGGTCGAAAGGCATTTCGGAAAAGGACCGCAGATGTTCGGCAAGCGCGTGCTTGGCATGCCGGGTGATGTCGTGCGCCACGAGGGCGATGCGGTCTTCATCAACGGGAAGCAGGTCGCGAGCCTGCTCGAGGTCACCCGCCTTGGCGTGCCGCTCACGCGCGGTCCCGAAGGCGCAATACCGGAAGGTTGCTACTACGCCGGAACCGACCATCCCCGCGGGCTCGACAGCCGCTACGGCGCCATCGGTTTCATTTGCCGCGAGCAGATCCTCGGCAGCGGGAGGGCAATCCTGTGA
- a CDS encoding type-F conjugative transfer system secretin TraK: MTLLSRPFPAALTSVALAIATAAYASPAHADQFVEAADGAAIDCVLARGALTRIALIEDGFANVSKMASGFPYNDFEVTHEPVRGDIYVSVPLQYASARVSFFATSSAGYVYKFTCRVEGEEASQLFVTNPALAKSQASEWEGAAVTRDEAAIRLIEAMASDGVLPGFRARAELSRPRHTDSLEVQQVAEYEGAELIGQAFTLRNLGSAPVDLAGEREAPAGALAFAYGRDSLQPGESTQAFLVFTKGGLE; this comes from the coding sequence ATGACACTCCTATCCCGCCCCTTCCCCGCCGCGCTGACCAGCGTTGCGCTGGCAATCGCCACGGCCGCCTACGCTTCACCGGCACATGCCGACCAGTTCGTCGAGGCCGCTGATGGCGCCGCGATCGACTGCGTGCTCGCACGCGGCGCGCTGACCCGTATCGCCCTCATCGAGGACGGTTTCGCCAATGTCTCGAAGATGGCGAGCGGTTTTCCCTACAACGATTTCGAGGTGACCCACGAGCCGGTGCGCGGCGACATCTATGTCTCGGTGCCGCTGCAATATGCGAGCGCAAGGGTCAGCTTCTTCGCGACGAGCAGCGCGGGCTATGTCTACAAGTTCACCTGCCGCGTCGAAGGCGAGGAAGCGAGCCAGCTCTTCGTCACCAATCCCGCGCTCGCCAAATCCCAGGCGAGTGAATGGGAAGGCGCAGCAGTGACGCGCGACGAGGCCGCGATCCGGCTGATCGAAGCGATGGCCAGCGATGGGGTCCTGCCGGGCTTCCGCGCCCGTGCCGAACTTTCGCGACCACGCCACACCGACAGCCTCGAAGTGCAGCAGGTCGCGGAATACGAAGGCGCCGAACTGATCGGCCAAGCCTTTACTCTACGCAATCTTGGCTCGGCGCCCGTCGACCTTGCCGGTGAGCGCGAGGCGCCGGCCGGGGCGCTGGCCTTTGCCTATGGCCGCGACAGCCTTCAGCCTGGCGAGAGCACTCAGGCCTTCCTTGTCTTTACCAAGGGAGGGCTCGAATAA
- the traW gene encoding type-F conjugative transfer system protein TraW, with the protein MRSLLPFGALLLAALPASLQARDYGQRGAVFPVIERDLLEQIHSRLTAMERSGETARLNQELKRRTIARVNRPDPVAGLIRASASRSWAFDPTITLAADIRGAKGEIIHAAGTRVNPLDSVKLRSDLLFLDGDDPAQIAWALKQDANAKLILVKGAPLELMKARQRRFYFDQGGKLTEKFGIKAVPARVRHKGRVLEVSEIALPPRKAQP; encoded by the coding sequence ATGCGCTCCCTCCTCCCGTTCGGCGCACTTCTCCTCGCTGCACTTCCGGCCAGCCTGCAGGCACGCGACTACGGCCAGCGTGGTGCGGTCTTCCCGGTCATCGAGCGCGATCTTCTGGAACAGATCCATTCGCGCCTTACGGCCATGGAAAGGTCGGGCGAGACCGCGCGGCTCAATCAGGAATTGAAGCGACGCACGATCGCGCGGGTCAATCGGCCTGACCCAGTCGCCGGCCTGATCCGCGCAAGCGCAAGCCGCAGCTGGGCGTTCGACCCGACGATCACGCTCGCCGCCGATATCCGCGGGGCCAAAGGCGAGATCATCCATGCTGCCGGAACGCGGGTCAACCCGCTCGACAGCGTCAAGCTGCGCAGCGACCTTCTTTTTCTCGACGGCGACGATCCCGCGCAAATCGCCTGGGCGCTCAAGCAAGATGCCAATGCCAAGCTGATCCTCGTGAAAGGCGCACCGCTCGAGCTGATGAAAGCCCGCCAGCGCCGCTTCTATTTCGACCAGGGCGGCAAGCTCACGGAGAAATTCGGCATCAAGGCCGTCCCCGCGCGGGTGCGCCATAAGGGGCGCGTCCTCGAAGTGAGCGAGATCGCGTTGCCGCCCCGAAAGGCCCAGCCATGA
- the traL gene encoding type IV conjugative transfer system protein TraL, with amino-acid sequence MADRYLVPRRLDDPELIGFWTIDEFAGLLVPFAWGILSQHIIIGTGLSVMTWFALRKAKASGAGSKLVHAAYWYLPGSFLGLKATPPSHCRLLAG; translated from the coding sequence ATGGCCGACAGATACCTCGTTCCACGGCGGCTCGACGACCCGGAGCTTATCGGCTTCTGGACCATCGACGAGTTTGCGGGACTGCTCGTCCCCTTCGCGTGGGGCATCCTTTCGCAGCACATCATCATCGGCACCGGCCTATCGGTCATGACCTGGTTCGCCCTTCGAAAGGCGAAGGCATCAGGCGCAGGGTCGAAACTGGTCCATGCTGCCTACTGGTATCTGCCGGGGAGCTTCCTCGGGCTGAAAGCCACGCCGCCCTCCCACTGCCGCCTGCTCGCAGGCTGA
- a CDS encoding type IV conjugative transfer system protein TraE, giving the protein MKHEFAYEEAQRHLKQRNRFAALSAVLGLTSLLAVGAAATREESVILVPVTTERLTLGSGGTDAHYLELVTRDTALMLLNRAPESLDYWMEQVLKVADPSAHGSLKAELVKIVDEQRGSDISQAFVISRMEVDAQALTAVVTGTLKTFVGAQVIASQERSFEFSWNRRGLSLGLTGFRQLPTENEEENP; this is encoded by the coding sequence GTGAAACACGAATTCGCCTATGAGGAAGCGCAGCGTCACCTCAAACAGCGCAACCGCTTCGCCGCGCTGTCAGCCGTGCTGGGCCTTACCAGCCTGCTGGCGGTCGGCGCGGCGGCGACGCGCGAGGAAAGCGTCATTTTGGTGCCTGTCACGACCGAGCGCCTGACGCTCGGGAGCGGCGGTACCGATGCGCACTACCTCGAACTCGTAACCCGCGACACCGCGCTTATGCTGCTCAATCGCGCACCCGAGAGCCTCGACTACTGGATGGAACAGGTCCTCAAGGTGGCAGATCCGTCAGCGCACGGGAGCCTCAAAGCCGAGCTCGTCAAGATCGTCGACGAGCAGCGCGGTTCGGACATCAGCCAGGCCTTCGTCATCTCGCGGATGGAGGTCGACGCGCAGGCGCTCACCGCTGTCGTCACCGGCACGCTCAAGACCTTCGTCGGTGCGCAGGTGATCGCAAGCCAAGAGCGCAGCTTCGAATTCAGCTGGAACCGCCGCGGCCTCAGTCTCGGCCTCACCGGCTTCCGCCAGCTCCCAACCGAAAACGAGGAGGAGAACCCATGA
- the traC gene encoding type IV secretion system protein TraC → MNLSLSSARDALLAGLFGDAKRGDHAQPRFALDMLSDWLPYRVYDEGPGLYRNAHSKGFILEVTPLIGADERTGEILGQFFSESLPQGACLQVLNFASPRIGAIVGPWFAPRYEQGGIYEAIAKARTNRLYDLVWKSGSAHAPFHARHVRLVLSLGVPVPGSVTDAELAECRDGMSGMLNSLGLASNRLEPAGLLALVDELTSPTTAREPDLTHWNREDTLDAQAIRRDLELEVEDDRLILRTERFRETGRSRDGVPQVGECYPDRFDVRHYGVRSAPERWAPWECARLIGDMFTDKLRFPCPAATMLCLHYPDQEAASARAGYKFMRTTSLSETKSARFLPKLSEQSAEWKHVQAELQAGKKLVKLFYGLTTISPLGEGDAHERTVKAIYKAAGWDLADERFLQLQGLVAAFPLSLADGLVHDLARLKRFRTMLSTTAANIAPLQGEYLGGTIPHLLLLGRRGQPFFWSPFENAAGNHNIAICGKSGSGKSVLLQELCAALRGAGAKVVVIDDGRSFEHSVKLQGGRFVEFTLASGFSLNPFSMVDDARAHEDEDYRLDCFAMIKAIVGQMARPSAAPTDTERGLIDRAVTQVWNALGSGGAIDDVAHALHQSENEAGKDLATAIAPFCRGGSYAGFFSGKASFALEDDFTVFEMSDLASREELRSVVLSAIMFMTGQAMTRSSRATKKLLLIDEAWAMLKGGSMGEFVETYARTARKYGGALATATQSLNDYYKSDGARAALENSDWMLVLQQKPETIADFRKEARLDMDDRTETLIRSLKRSGTEYSEIYLKGPETEAVGRLVLDPLSATIFSSDPDTYAAIHRHVENGMPLERAVALVAGVEGGM, encoded by the coding sequence GTGAACCTCTCGCTATCCTCTGCGCGCGACGCGCTTCTCGCTGGCCTGTTCGGCGATGCGAAAAGGGGCGACCATGCGCAGCCGCGTTTCGCGCTCGACATGCTGTCGGACTGGCTTCCGTACCGAGTCTATGACGAGGGCCCGGGGCTCTACCGCAACGCGCACTCGAAGGGCTTCATTCTCGAAGTCACCCCGCTCATCGGCGCCGACGAGCGGACAGGTGAGATCCTCGGCCAGTTCTTTTCCGAGAGCCTGCCGCAAGGCGCCTGCCTCCAAGTGCTGAACTTCGCGTCCCCGCGCATCGGCGCCATCGTCGGCCCGTGGTTCGCACCGCGCTACGAGCAGGGCGGGATCTACGAAGCGATTGCGAAAGCCCGCACCAACCGGCTCTACGATCTCGTCTGGAAGTCGGGCTCGGCACACGCGCCGTTTCATGCACGCCATGTGCGTCTGGTGCTCTCGCTCGGCGTTCCTGTGCCCGGAAGCGTCACCGATGCAGAACTCGCCGAATGCCGCGACGGGATGTCGGGGATGCTGAACTCGCTCGGCCTTGCATCGAACAGGCTCGAGCCCGCAGGCCTCCTCGCACTGGTCGACGAGCTCACCTCGCCGACCACCGCGCGCGAACCCGATCTCACCCACTGGAACCGCGAGGACACGCTCGACGCGCAAGCGATCCGCCGCGACCTCGAACTCGAAGTCGAGGACGACCGGCTGATCTTGCGCACCGAGCGCTTCCGCGAGACCGGGCGCTCGCGAGATGGCGTGCCGCAGGTAGGTGAATGCTATCCCGACCGCTTCGATGTGCGCCATTACGGCGTGCGCTCTGCCCCTGAGCGCTGGGCACCGTGGGAATGCGCGCGGCTCATCGGCGACATGTTCACCGACAAGCTGCGCTTTCCCTGTCCGGCTGCGACCATGCTGTGCCTGCATTATCCCGACCAGGAAGCCGCCTCGGCGCGCGCAGGCTACAAGTTCATGCGCACCACCAGCCTGTCGGAGACCAAAAGCGCGCGCTTCCTGCCCAAACTGTCGGAGCAGTCGGCAGAATGGAAACACGTCCAGGCCGAGCTCCAGGCGGGCAAGAAGCTGGTCAAGCTGTTCTACGGTCTCACCACGATCTCGCCGCTCGGCGAAGGCGATGCGCATGAGCGCACGGTCAAGGCTATCTACAAGGCGGCCGGCTGGGACCTCGCCGACGAGCGCTTTCTCCAGCTCCAGGGTCTCGTAGCGGCGTTCCCGCTGAGCCTCGCCGATGGCCTGGTCCACGACCTTGCACGGCTCAAGCGCTTCCGGACCATGCTCTCGACCACCGCAGCCAATATCGCCCCGCTGCAGGGCGAGTATCTCGGCGGCACTATCCCGCACCTGCTGCTTCTCGGCCGGCGCGGCCAGCCCTTCTTCTGGTCACCCTTCGAGAACGCGGCGGGCAACCACAACATCGCGATCTGCGGGAAGTCGGGCTCGGGCAAGTCGGTGCTGCTGCAGGAGCTGTGCGCCGCGCTGCGCGGCGCGGGCGCCAAGGTCGTGGTGATCGATGACGGACGCAGTTTCGAGCATTCGGTAAAGCTGCAGGGCGGGCGCTTCGTCGAGTTCACCCTCGCCTCGGGCTTCTCATTGAACCCGTTCTCTATGGTCGACGATGCCCGCGCGCATGAAGACGAAGATTACAGGCTCGACTGCTTTGCGATGATCAAGGCGATCGTCGGCCAGATGGCGCGGCCAAGCGCCGCGCCCACGGACACCGAACGCGGCCTCATCGATCGTGCAGTAACACAGGTCTGGAATGCGCTCGGCAGCGGCGGGGCGATCGACGATGTCGCGCATGCGTTGCATCAAAGCGAGAACGAGGCGGGCAAGGACCTTGCCACCGCGATCGCGCCCTTCTGCCGCGGTGGCAGCTATGCCGGGTTCTTCTCGGGGAAAGCGAGCTTCGCGCTCGAAGACGATTTCACCGTCTTCGAGATGAGCGACCTTGCAAGTCGCGAGGAACTGAGAAGCGTCGTCCTCTCGGCGATCATGTTCATGACCGGCCAGGCGATGACGCGCTCGTCGCGCGCGACCAAGAAGCTGCTGCTGATCGACGAGGCCTGGGCGATGCTCAAGGGCGGTTCGATGGGCGAGTTCGTCGAGACCTACGCCCGCACCGCGCGCAAGTACGGGGGTGCGCTTGCGACCGCGACCCAGTCCTTGAACGACTACTACAAGTCCGACGGTGCACGCGCCGCGCTTGAGAACAGCGACTGGATGCTGGTGCTCCAGCAGAAGCCCGAGACCATCGCCGACTTCCGCAAGGAAGCCCGGCTCGACATGGACGACCGGACCGAGACGCTGATCCGCAGCCTCAAGCGCTCGGGCACCGAGTACAGCGAGATCTACCTGAAAGGTCCCGAGACGGAAGCCGTTGGACGCCTGGTGCTCGACCCACTCTCGGCAACCATCTTCTCCTCCGATCCTGACACCTATGCCGCGATCCACCGCCATGTCGAAAACGGCATGCCGCTGGAGCGCGCGGTCGCGCTGGTCGCAGGTGTGGAAGGAGGCATGTGA
- the traU gene encoding conjugal transfer pilus assembly protein TraU codes for MSSIRAFLILVTATLSLALASPASADAGPGKCTGQFVNPITDICWSCLFPISVGGLEIWPSNRPDPDNPDLPVCLCGLRPGIAMGFWEPVRLADVSMKPWCFVNLGGMKLDPGFDIGFRSISGPSAVGGASQYYSSWHVHWYAYPLIYWMEIVADFLCLEPGSIDILYISEIDPLWQDSELTAIINPEAVLFANPLALAACAADCAAATANLPLDEMFWCAGCQGSMYPMNGNVSASIGHVQASRLVLSRFAYKLHRELVSWGTMGSKGLCGKYLMPVMRKQQYRFQATNPNPATKGRFACPPIGASTTFQSPGQVIPAIGEDMGYLVWRKRNCCAL; via the coding sequence ATGAGCAGCATCCGCGCCTTCTTGATCCTTGTCACAGCGACGTTGTCGCTCGCTCTTGCCTCGCCCGCCTCGGCCGATGCCGGGCCGGGCAAATGCACCGGGCAGTTCGTCAACCCGATCACCGACATCTGCTGGTCGTGCCTGTTCCCGATATCGGTTGGCGGGCTCGAAATCTGGCCGAGCAATCGTCCTGATCCCGACAATCCTGACTTGCCGGTCTGCCTGTGCGGTCTTCGCCCCGGCATTGCCATGGGGTTCTGGGAGCCGGTGCGGCTCGCCGATGTCAGCATGAAGCCGTGGTGCTTCGTGAACCTCGGCGGGATGAAGCTCGATCCCGGCTTCGATATCGGCTTCCGCTCCATCTCGGGGCCCTCGGCGGTGGGCGGCGCGAGCCAGTATTATTCGAGCTGGCACGTCCACTGGTATGCCTATCCGCTGATCTACTGGATGGAGATCGTTGCCGATTTCCTGTGCCTCGAGCCGGGATCAATCGACATCCTCTACATATCCGAGATCGATCCGCTGTGGCAGGACAGCGAGCTCACCGCGATCATCAATCCCGAGGCCGTGCTGTTTGCCAACCCGCTGGCGCTTGCCGCCTGCGCGGCGGATTGTGCTGCAGCGACCGCGAACCTGCCGCTCGACGAGATGTTCTGGTGCGCAGGCTGCCAGGGATCGATGTACCCGATGAACGGCAACGTCTCGGCCTCGATCGGGCACGTCCAGGCCTCACGGCTCGTGCTTTCACGCTTCGCCTACAAGCTGCACCGCGAACTTGTCTCGTGGGGCACGATGGGATCGAAGGGCCTGTGCGGCAAATACCTGATGCCGGTGATGCGCAAGCAGCAATACCGCTTCCAGGCCACCAACCCCAATCCGGCAACCAAGGGCCGCTTCGCCTGCCCGCCCATCGGTGCCTCCACCACCTTCCAGTCCCCCGGACAGGTTATCCCCGCCATCGGCGAAGACATGGGATACCTCGTCTGGCGCAAGAGGAATTGCTGCGCATTATGA
- the trbC gene encoding type-F conjugative transfer system pilin assembly protein TrbC: MRNAFPLFVVISLATAAAIAAASAQESSPELDLAEIRARASEHSADAEALATSVRTKADALAEDARTAQHTAHENRAAYAASAEATADTGPLDLDGMIRAQADAEVAAMGETPRFIAFASLGMPEPSLKALVRDVSRAGGVTVLRGFPQGDSARFKKRIAAIWRDDNETGALGIDPRLFRAFDIEVAPSFVMIASDFAPCDGFNCNDILPPHDRIAGNISVAEVLGTFASGGGPGAQLARMHLRRLEGERR, from the coding sequence ATGAGAAACGCCTTCCCCCTGTTCGTCGTTATCAGCCTTGCGACTGCCGCCGCCATTGCTGCCGCCTCTGCGCAGGAGAGTTCGCCCGAGCTCGATCTTGCCGAGATTCGTGCACGCGCCAGTGAGCATAGTGCCGATGCCGAAGCGCTCGCCACGTCGGTGAGGACCAAGGCCGATGCGCTGGCAGAAGACGCGCGCACAGCTCAACATACGGCTCACGAAAATCGCGCAGCCTATGCTGCGTCCGCAGAAGCGACAGCCGATACTGGTCCGCTCGATCTGGATGGCATGATCCGCGCCCAGGCCGACGCCGAAGTGGCGGCGATGGGCGAGACGCCCCGGTTCATTGCTTTTGCCTCGCTGGGAATGCCCGAGCCCTCATTGAAGGCGCTGGTTCGCGATGTCTCGAGAGCCGGCGGCGTCACCGTCCTGCGCGGATTTCCGCAAGGCGACAGCGCCCGCTTCAAGAAACGCATTGCCGCGATCTGGCGCGATGACAACGAAACAGGCGCGCTCGGGATCGACCCGCGCCTGTTCCGCGCCTTCGATATCGAGGTCGCTCCGAGCTTCGTGATGATCGCGAGCGACTTTGCCCCCTGCGACGGGTTCAACTGCAACGACATCCTTCCGCCGCACGACCGCATTGCAGGCAATATCAGCGTTGCCGAAGTGCTCGGCACCTTCGCTTCAGGAGGCGGCCCGGGCGCGCAGCTCGCACGCATGCATCTCCGTCGCCTCGAAGGAGAGCGGCGATGA
- a CDS encoding DsbC family protein gives MNYSNQRPGLKARAAHISLAAASAAALLTSGVAIVTAMPAQAAITRDVVEALKLRLPRTPIDALDCKTFAPWCEVVSGETLFYIDEAARYLFVGRLYDMEERRDVTAARLLELNPDLLAAGAARHAGADTGGRDDVAETRDRRAATHVDLKALPKEGAILWGNPKGLKLVVFSDFQCGYCKRLTGELEKAGVLVEERPISIFGASSRRLSEAVLCAADPVEALHAAYTGKHLEPRATCKKSAALDANEAFAQANGFAGTPVIVRARDGAVLHGYRDAKTLRAFANAKTGSKQ, from the coding sequence ATGAACTACTCGAACCAGCGGCCCGGCCTCAAGGCGCGCGCCGCGCACATATCGCTCGCCGCCGCCAGCGCAGCAGCCCTCCTTACAAGCGGCGTCGCGATCGTAACCGCCATGCCCGCGCAGGCCGCGATCACGCGAGATGTGGTTGAAGCGCTCAAGCTTCGTCTGCCCAGAACGCCGATCGACGCGCTCGATTGCAAGACATTCGCGCCGTGGTGCGAGGTCGTCTCGGGAGAGACGCTGTTCTACATCGACGAAGCGGCACGCTACCTCTTCGTCGGGCGGCTCTACGACATGGAGGAGCGGCGCGACGTGACTGCCGCGCGCCTGCTCGAACTCAACCCCGACCTGCTCGCCGCCGGCGCAGCCCGCCACGCCGGCGCGGACACTGGAGGGCGCGATGACGTTGCCGAAACCCGCGACAGGCGGGCAGCGACCCATGTCGATCTCAAAGCCCTTCCCAAGGAAGGCGCGATCCTGTGGGGCAATCCCAAGGGGCTGAAGCTGGTTGTCTTCTCGGATTTCCAGTGCGGCTACTGTAAGCGGCTCACCGGCGAACTCGAAAAGGCAGGCGTTCTTGTCGAGGAACGGCCGATCTCGATCTTCGGCGCGTCGAGCCGCCGCTTGTCCGAGGCGGTGCTGTGCGCCGCCGACCCGGTCGAGGCGCTCCATGCCGCATACACCGGCAAGCACCTCGAACCGCGCGCAACCTGCAAAAAGTCAGCTGCGCTCGATGCCAACGAAGCCTTTGCACAGGCCAACGGCTTTGCCGGAACCCCGGTAATCGTCCGGGCGCGCGACGGTGCGGTGCTGCACGGCTACCGCGATGCAAAGACACTGCGCGCCTTTGCCAATGCCAAGACCGGATCGAAGCAATGA